A genomic window from Haladaptatus caseinilyticus includes:
- a CDS encoding uroporphyrinogen-III synthase, which yields MKIAVFRPDDERLEDAVSLLESLDAEPVPDPMLAVRPTGKKPRQADFVVLTSKTGVELAHEAGWNPGDATVCAIGEGTAAAFREYGYEVDIVPDKFSSHGLVAVLANRVQGQRVEVARSDHGSDVLTDGLADVGAKVNETVLYELVRPKRSGDSTELAANGELDGVLFTSSLTVQHFLEAAEDRGIREETLTNLEDMVVGAIGGPTHDTARDHDIRVDVVPKTASFDRLARKAVERLREKAEV from the coding sequence ATGAAAATCGCCGTTTTCCGCCCGGATGACGAACGACTCGAGGATGCGGTTTCCCTGCTCGAATCGCTCGATGCAGAGCCGGTTCCGGACCCGATGCTTGCGGTTCGTCCGACTGGAAAGAAACCACGACAAGCCGATTTCGTCGTCCTGACGAGCAAGACGGGCGTCGAACTAGCACACGAGGCTGGGTGGAATCCCGGGGACGCCACTGTCTGCGCAATCGGCGAAGGAACCGCCGCTGCATTCCGCGAATACGGCTACGAGGTCGATATCGTGCCGGACAAATTCTCGTCACACGGATTGGTCGCCGTACTCGCGAACCGTGTGCAGGGACAACGCGTCGAAGTCGCTCGGAGCGACCACGGAAGCGACGTTCTCACGGATGGCCTCGCCGACGTTGGTGCGAAAGTGAACGAAACCGTCCTCTACGAACTCGTCCGACCGAAGCGGTCGGGAGATTCCACAGAACTCGCCGCCAATGGTGAACTCGACGGTGTTTTGTTCACGTCGTCGCTCACGGTCCAACACTTCTTAGAGGCCGCAGAAGACCGTGGGATTCGAGAGGAAACGCTGACCAACCTCGAAGACATGGTCGTCGGCGCGATCGGTGGTCCAACTCACGACACGGCCCGTGACCACGATATCCGAGTCGATGTGGTCCCCAAAACCGCCTCTTTCGACCGATTGGCACGTAAAGCGGTCGAACGTCTTCGGGAGAAGGCGGAGGTTTAA
- a CDS encoding metal-dependent hydrolase produces MWPWGHLAVGYIAYSGFRRTWSARPPTDYEVFALALGTQFPDIIDKPLAWGFGVLPTGRSLAHSLLTASLLLAITYGYCRRRGIRNFWAAFAIGYLTHPFADVFQPVLLGQYQYAVFLLWPIRSFPTNHPVYVSPFDASGFFAFELLLVAVALIVWLFDGTPGLDVVTASTNTRK; encoded by the coding sequence ATGTGGCCGTGGGGACATCTGGCGGTGGGATACATCGCGTACTCCGGATTTCGACGAACCTGGTCAGCGCGCCCGCCGACTGATTACGAAGTTTTCGCACTCGCCCTCGGAACGCAGTTTCCGGATATCATCGATAAACCGCTTGCGTGGGGGTTCGGCGTCTTGCCGACGGGTCGTTCGCTCGCACATTCGCTACTGACGGCGAGTTTGTTGCTCGCCATTACGTACGGTTACTGTCGACGAAGGGGTATTCGAAACTTCTGGGCTGCCTTCGCAATCGGATACCTCACCCATCCATTTGCTGACGTGTTTCAACCAGTTTTGCTCGGTCAATACCAATACGCAGTGTTCTTACTCTGGCCCATCCGTTCGTTCCCGACGAACCATCCTGTCTACGTTTCGCCGTTCGACGCGTCGGGATTTTTCGCGTTCGAACTCCTCCTCGTGGCCGTGGCACTCATCGTCTGGCTATTCGATGGTACCCCAGGATTGGACGTTGTCACGGCTTCGACGAACACCCGAAAGTAG
- the hemC gene encoding hydroxymethylbilane synthase, with amino-acid sequence MSKRGKELTLATRGSDLAIRQSGEVTAALEDRRFSVELVEVETTGDQLDDALITELGKTGAFVRDLDQKVLDEEVDGAIHSMKDMPTEHPNELIVAGVPERASANDVLVTPDGKPIDALREGAVVGTSSLRRKAQLLNHRPDLTVEPLRGNVDTRIEKLLAPVLQAEHEERTEEEKERKAHSGKKDSYEFPYDKRVEEWFDDLAEIERQALERDVDTEYDAIVLAEAGLQRSGLAHHVEYDRLPRSQFVPAPGQGALAVTTLDNERSRDINTVLDHPRTRVETTVERTILRELNGGCIAPIGVHAIIQGENVHVEVQVFSQDGSEQVSLKRDVPIQTHVTGAKNVASDLADRGARDLIAEARRETGADEE; translated from the coding sequence ATGAGCAAGCGCGGAAAGGAACTCACGTTGGCGACGCGGGGGTCGGACCTCGCCATCCGACAGTCGGGGGAGGTAACGGCGGCACTGGAAGACCGTCGGTTCTCGGTCGAACTCGTCGAAGTGGAGACGACTGGCGACCAGTTGGACGACGCACTCATCACGGAACTCGGAAAGACTGGTGCGTTCGTTCGTGATTTGGACCAAAAAGTGCTGGACGAGGAGGTCGATGGAGCGATCCATTCGATGAAGGATATGCCGACCGAACATCCGAACGAACTCATCGTCGCGGGCGTCCCCGAGCGCGCGAGCGCGAACGACGTGCTGGTTACGCCCGATGGAAAGCCCATCGACGCGCTCCGGGAGGGTGCAGTCGTCGGCACGTCAAGCCTTCGTCGGAAAGCCCAACTGCTGAACCATCGACCGGACCTCACGGTCGAACCCCTGCGTGGAAACGTCGATACGCGAATCGAGAAACTGCTCGCCCCGGTGCTTCAGGCTGAACACGAAGAACGTACTGAGGAAGAAAAAGAACGGAAAGCGCACTCCGGAAAGAAGGACAGCTACGAGTTCCCCTACGACAAACGTGTCGAGGAGTGGTTCGACGACCTCGCCGAAATCGAACGACAGGCACTCGAACGCGACGTCGATACCGAGTACGACGCCATCGTTCTCGCCGAAGCGGGACTCCAACGAAGTGGGTTAGCACATCACGTGGAGTACGACAGACTTCCGCGCAGTCAGTTCGTCCCCGCGCCCGGTCAGGGTGCGCTGGCAGTCACCACGCTCGATAACGAACGTTCCCGGGACATCAACACGGTTCTCGACCATCCACGGACACGGGTCGAAACGACCGTCGAGCGGACTATTCTTCGCGAACTGAACGGTGGTTGCATCGCTCCTATCGGGGTCCACGCCATCATTCAGGGGGAGAACGTTCACGTCGAGGTACAGGTGTTCAGTCAGGATGGATCGGAACAGGTCTCCCTCAAACGCGACGTTCCGATTCAAACCCACGTCACTGGCGCAAAGAACGTCGCAAGCGACCTTGCGGACCGCGGTGCCAGAGACCTCATCGCCGAAGCGAGACGAGAAACGGGGGCTGACGAGGAATGA
- a CDS encoding aspartate kinase, whose protein sequence is MRVVAKFGGTSLGSGDRINRAADSVAAAVEAGHEIAVVASAMGNTTDELLEEIKFDADEPDRAEIVSMGERTSVRMLKAALAARGVDALFLEPGSDGWPIVTDSRGEVNAEITKERAAQLAEALDGTVPVVTGFLAEDEEGGVTTLGRGGSDTTAVMLGTYMDADEVVIVTDVEGVMTGDPSVVEGARNVGEITVDELRNLSFRGAEVVAPSALSYKDDDLHVRVVHYQHGDLLAGGTSVTGKFENLIDMRESPLSCMTVAGRAMRNRPGILSDLSTALGDSDINVDAVASGMDSITFYVDTDVSERAENILHQEVIGEETLSSVTVDDPIAVIRVTGGELPNQPGIIHELVQPVADAHINVHDLITSATSVALFVDWDDREKTLEILQDHFQQ, encoded by the coding sequence GTGCGCGTAGTTGCCAAATTCGGGGGCACGAGCCTCGGAAGCGGTGACCGCATCAACCGGGCCGCAGACTCCGTCGCCGCTGCCGTCGAAGCAGGTCACGAAATCGCCGTCGTCGCCAGTGCGATGGGTAACACCACCGACGAATTGCTAGAGGAAATCAAATTCGACGCGGACGAACCCGACCGGGCCGAAATCGTTAGCATGGGTGAACGAACGAGCGTTCGAATGCTCAAAGCCGCTCTCGCCGCGCGCGGGGTCGATGCCCTGTTCCTCGAACCCGGTAGCGATGGATGGCCAATCGTCACCGATTCTCGCGGAGAAGTGAACGCCGAGATAACCAAAGAACGGGCAGCCCAGCTCGCCGAAGCGTTGGACGGTACCGTTCCAGTCGTCACGGGATTCCTCGCCGAAGACGAGGAGGGCGGCGTCACCACCCTCGGACGCGGTGGGAGCGACACGACCGCCGTGATGCTCGGTACGTACATGGATGCGGACGAGGTCGTCATCGTCACCGACGTGGAGGGCGTCATGACCGGCGACCCGAGCGTCGTGGAGGGTGCTCGAAACGTCGGCGAAATAACGGTTGACGAGCTTCGAAACCTCTCGTTCCGCGGGGCGGAAGTCGTCGCACCGTCGGCGCTTTCGTACAAGGACGACGATCTGCACGTTCGCGTCGTCCACTACCAGCACGGCGACCTGCTCGCCGGCGGCACGAGCGTCACCGGCAAGTTCGAAAACCTCATCGACATGCGGGAATCGCCACTCTCCTGTATGACCGTCGCCGGACGTGCGATGCGAAATCGCCCCGGTATCCTATCCGATCTCTCCACCGCGCTCGGGGATAGCGACATCAACGTCGATGCGGTGGCCAGCGGGATGGACAGCATCACGTTCTACGTGGACACCGACGTTTCGGAGCGAGCCGAAAACATCCTTCACCAGGAGGTCATCGGCGAGGAGACGCTCTCCAGCGTTACCGTGGACGACCCAATCGCCGTGATTCGAGTCACTGGCGGCGAACTCCCAAACCAACCGGGTATCATCCACGAACTCGTTCAACCGGTCGCGGACGCCCATATCAACGTCCACGACCTGATTACCAGCGCGACCAGCGTGGCGCTGTTCGTTGACTGGGATGACCGCGAGAAGACGCTCGAAATCCTGCAGGACCATTTCCAGCAGTAA
- a CDS encoding single-stranded-DNA-specific exonuclease RecJ yields MSPPVPELSECATACADRIRDADEILLASHIDADGLTSAAIASSALSRSGIPFETVFSKQLDAKEIEAIAATEYDTVLFTDFGSGQLDIIAEHESAGDFTPIIADHHQPADADTEFHLNPLLFGLDGSSELSGAGASYVLARALEPRNGDNRDLAALAVVGAVGDMQISDGELVGANTGIVEEGTEAGVVETGTDLALYGKQTRPLPKLLEYATDVYIPGISNNKSGVLRFLDGVGIDLKADGDWRRWVDLTDEERQTVASALVKRAMRKGVPAQKIGGLVGTSYTLVAEPEGTELRDVSEFSTLLNATARYERADVGLAVCLGDRGEALERARTLLTNHRRNLSEAISWVQSEGVNREEHVQWFHAEDRVRETIVGIVAGMAVGADGIDRGTPIFAFAEKNDEEVKVSARGTPGLTRSGLDLSVVMKEASRAVGGDGGGHNVAAGATIPKGEERTFIDRADELVGEQMR; encoded by the coding sequence ATGAGTCCTCCGGTTCCGGAACTGAGCGAGTGTGCGACAGCCTGTGCGGACAGAATACGCGATGCAGATGAAATCCTTCTCGCTTCGCATATCGACGCCGACGGCCTGACGAGCGCCGCGATTGCGTCGTCCGCGCTGTCTCGCTCCGGAATCCCGTTCGAAACCGTGTTCAGTAAACAACTCGACGCGAAGGAAATCGAAGCGATCGCGGCGACCGAATACGATACCGTCCTGTTTACGGACTTCGGAAGCGGACAACTCGACATCATCGCCGAGCACGAATCCGCCGGCGATTTCACGCCCATCATCGCCGACCATCACCAACCGGCGGATGCGGACACGGAATTTCATCTCAATCCGCTTCTGTTCGGCCTCGATGGTTCCTCGGAACTTTCCGGTGCAGGAGCAAGCTACGTCCTCGCGCGGGCGCTCGAACCCAGAAATGGCGACAACCGCGACCTCGCGGCCCTTGCCGTCGTCGGTGCCGTCGGCGACATGCAGATCTCGGATGGCGAACTCGTGGGTGCAAACACCGGTATCGTCGAGGAAGGTACCGAAGCCGGCGTCGTCGAAACTGGAACCGATCTCGCGCTGTACGGGAAACAGACCAGGCCGCTTCCCAAACTGCTCGAATATGCGACCGACGTGTACATTCCCGGTATTTCGAACAACAAGAGCGGTGTTCTTCGATTTCTCGACGGTGTCGGTATCGATTTGAAAGCGGACGGCGATTGGCGTCGCTGGGTCGATTTGACCGACGAGGAGCGCCAGACGGTCGCCAGTGCACTGGTCAAACGCGCGATGCGGAAGGGCGTTCCTGCGCAGAAAATCGGCGGACTCGTTGGGACCTCCTACACCCTCGTTGCCGAGCCGGAAGGGACCGAACTGCGTGACGTAAGCGAGTTTTCGACCCTACTGAATGCTACTGCGCGCTACGAACGGGCGGATGTCGGTCTCGCTGTTTGCCTCGGCGACCGTGGTGAGGCATTAGAACGCGCACGAACCCTCTTGACGAACCACCGCCGTAACCTCTCGGAAGCGATCAGTTGGGTGCAGTCCGAGGGCGTCAATCGAGAGGAGCACGTTCAGTGGTTTCATGCCGAAGACCGTGTCCGCGAAACTATCGTCGGTATCGTCGCCGGAATGGCCGTCGGTGCCGACGGTATCGACCGCGGAACGCCCATCTTTGCCTTTGCCGAAAAGAACGACGAGGAAGTGAAAGTTTCCGCACGCGGAACGCCGGGCCTCACACGCAGCGGGCTTGATCTTTCGGTCGTAATGAAAGAGGCGTCGCGTGCCGTTGGCGGTGATGGTGGTGGTCACAACGTTGCGGCAGGAGCGACGATACCGAAGGGTGAAGAACGAACGTTTATCGACCGTGCGGACGAACTAGTTGGCGAGCAAATGAGATGA
- the hemL gene encoding glutamate-1-semialdehyde 2,1-aminomutase: MNRERSRNLYDRALSVTPGGVNSPVRAVRPHPFFVERGDGAHVIDADGNRYLDYVGGYGPLLLGHDLPQSVQSALQSQLADGPMYGAPAEVEVELAEFVTRHVPSVEMIRFVNSGTEATSSAVRLARGYTGRDKIVVMQGGYHGAQESTLVQGSSGRTSEPSSSGIPSAFAEETITLPFNDAEAARELFEERGDEIACVMTEPILGNCASIPPVDGYLETLRELTAEHGSLLVFDEVMTGFRIGGLQCAQGKFGVTPDLTTFAKVIGGGFPVGAIGGRADIIEQFAPTGNVFQAGTYSGHPLSLTAGLEMLRFAAKNDVYDHVNGLGEKLRSGLTDILADHAPEYTVVGQDSMFKVVFTRDGPRDLEGQCDAGCMQNPDCPRFDYCPKDKTDVDRAETDRWERLFWPAMLDQGIFLTANQFESQFISYAHTEEDVEETLEAYKEAL; this comes from the coding sequence ATGAACCGCGAGCGCTCTCGAAACCTGTACGACCGCGCGCTATCAGTGACGCCCGGTGGCGTCAACTCCCCCGTTCGAGCCGTTCGACCGCATCCGTTCTTCGTGGAACGAGGCGATGGCGCGCACGTCATCGACGCCGACGGAAACCGGTACCTCGACTACGTGGGGGGGTACGGCCCGCTCCTCTTGGGTCACGACCTGCCCCAATCCGTCCAGTCGGCACTCCAGTCCCAACTCGCCGACGGGCCGATGTATGGCGCGCCAGCGGAGGTCGAAGTCGAACTCGCGGAGTTCGTCACCCGGCATGTTCCGAGCGTCGAGATGATTCGGTTCGTCAACAGCGGGACGGAAGCGACTTCGTCCGCAGTTCGTCTCGCGCGTGGCTACACCGGACGCGACAAAATCGTCGTCATGCAGGGCGGCTACCACGGCGCACAGGAGTCAACACTTGTACAAGGTTCCTCGGGCCGAACCTCGGAACCGAGTTCCAGCGGGATTCCGTCGGCGTTCGCCGAGGAAACCATCACGCTCCCGTTCAACGACGCCGAGGCAGCGCGCGAACTGTTCGAGGAACGCGGCGACGAAATCGCCTGCGTGATGACCGAACCGATTCTCGGCAACTGCGCCAGTATCCCGCCGGTCGATGGCTATCTGGAAACCCTGCGGGAACTGACCGCGGAACACGGTTCGCTCCTCGTGTTCGACGAGGTGATGACCGGCTTTCGAATCGGCGGTCTTCAATGTGCACAGGGCAAGTTCGGCGTCACACCCGACTTGACGACCTTCGCCAAAGTTATCGGCGGTGGCTTCCCTGTCGGCGCAATCGGTGGGCGAGCGGACATCATCGAGCAGTTCGCACCGACAGGAAACGTGTTTCAGGCAGGTACCTACTCAGGTCACCCGCTCTCACTGACCGCCGGATTGGAGATGCTACGATTCGCCGCGAAAAACGACGTGTACGACCACGTCAACGGTCTCGGGGAGAAACTTCGATCGGGACTGACCGACATCCTCGCCGACCACGCGCCGGAATATACCGTGGTCGGACAGGACAGCATGTTCAAGGTCGTCTTCACGCGCGACGGGCCGCGTGATTTGGAGGGACAATGTGATGCGGGCTGCATGCAGAATCCGGACTGTCCGCGATTCGACTACTGCCCGAAGGACAAAACGGACGTTGACCGTGCGGAAACCGACCGCTGGGAGCGTCTCTTCTGGCCCGCCATGCTGGACCAGGGGATCTTCCTCACGGCGAATCAGTTCGAATCGCAGTTCATCAGCTACGCCCATACCGAGGAGGATGTCGAGGAAACGTTGGAGGCGTACAAGGAAGCATTGTAG
- a CDS encoding nucleotide sugar dehydrogenase — translation MTSNSTDQSTTRESVETVVVVGMGFIGLPLALLLAENGKHVVGVDIDENVVKAINDRTLNFDEAEFESLLASDDVTENLDVRTEPVEGDAFIISVPTPLANPTKSPDLSYVRSALESIIPHLTDGDLINIESTLPPQTCEEMVVPRLEQAGFEPGDDVSLAHSPERILPGNVFEEIRTNDRVIGGIDETSIRRATEIYRPFVEGTIYTTDLLSAELCKLIENTFRDVNIALANEFALIGERLGTNMNEVIELANNHPRVDVLTPGIGVGGHCLPVDPWFLDEINPEYSNLITSARRINDKMPTVAARKVRRSLAEYVDPKIVALGAAYKPGTYDCRNSSAIQIVDSLRSDGYRVNHYDRHVEGMTYETLESVLAEHRPDVVLQLVPHPKSVDELDVLEPWFVENDVKLLQFGGTDPLDPESRIQL, via the coding sequence ACTCGCGCTGCTCCTCGCCGAGAACGGGAAACACGTCGTCGGAGTCGATATCGACGAGAACGTGGTGAAAGCGATCAACGACCGAACGCTCAACTTCGACGAAGCAGAGTTCGAATCCCTACTGGCGAGCGACGATGTAACGGAGAACCTCGATGTCCGGACCGAACCGGTCGAAGGGGATGCGTTCATCATTTCGGTCCCAACACCACTTGCAAATCCGACGAAGTCACCCGACCTAAGTTACGTTCGGAGCGCGCTGGAGTCCATCATTCCGCATCTCACGGACGGTGATTTGATAAACATCGAATCAACGCTCCCGCCGCAGACGTGCGAAGAGATGGTCGTTCCGCGACTGGAACAGGCCGGATTCGAACCGGGAGATGACGTGTCTCTCGCGCACTCCCCTGAACGAATACTTCCGGGAAACGTCTTCGAGGAGATTCGAACGAACGACCGCGTTATCGGTGGAATCGACGAAACGAGTATTCGCCGTGCGACAGAGATATATCGACCGTTCGTGGAGGGAACCATCTACACCACAGACTTACTCTCGGCGGAGCTGTGTAAACTCATCGAGAACACGTTCAGGGATGTAAACATCGCATTGGCGAACGAGTTCGCGCTCATCGGCGAACGGCTCGGCACCAACATGAATGAAGTCATCGAACTAGCGAACAATCATCCTCGCGTCGATGTTCTCACGCCGGGTATCGGTGTCGGCGGTCACTGCCTGCCGGTTGATCCGTGGTTCCTCGACGAGATCAATCCGGAGTATTCGAACCTCATAACGAGTGCACGGCGAATCAACGACAAGATGCCCACTGTCGCCGCCCGGAAAGTCCGTCGTTCACTCGCCGAGTACGTCGATCCGAAAATCGTCGCTCTCGGAGCGGCCTACAAGCCGGGAACGTACGACTGTCGGAATAGCTCAGCGATACAAATCGTCGATTCGCTCCGGAGCGACGGCTATCGGGTGAACCACTACGACCGGCACGTGGAAGGAATGACGTACGAAACGCTCGAATCGGTGCTGGCCGAGCACCGACCGGACGTGGTGTTACAACTCGTTCCACACCCGAAATCGGTAGACGAACTCGATGTACTCGAACCCTGGTTCGTCGAAAACGACGTAAAGCTGCTTCAGTTCGGCGGGACCGACCCACTCGACCCCGAATCGAGAATCCAGTTATGA